A section of the Thunnus albacares chromosome 6, fThuAlb1.1, whole genome shotgun sequence genome encodes:
- the LOC122984014 gene encoding protein mono-ADP-ribosyltransferase TIPARP: MDKTLHILQKSADGVPTGISLDVSLNMDEGEDFTEQQIVGLPDKIPLVKPYFKKKQRKLDAKCLHRALEDPILTTLLSTDTLVSGDGVFVPRNQPGRTPGNLCAAAVVKQNCIGQVCLKDPAAAGDATAGTGVPGLMTRDGDVEIADTTAELEETERRGERPKITDPTPDSRCFQLKPGLRAAGSTVTITPASRDIPPIVAPQAPHQEGAIKSNDLLTSGAKSLPVKDCTGVQAPHSLLLQAPQPDKGVLFQDKSEEASLDLVFELLTQLQYHTHQSDSVDICVDFLQGQCAYGNDCAHHHTVLPYHWQIRRSSGQTWQSIADESQEQLERLYCNPDNEQVRLKFQGRVFSLDFGSMRICDLEFDRIRRLTTPPSPLATPATNPNPTPNCHTLWKYYCRDNFGWREYSEPVVKLIEEASARGLKEVRFITLQNQYILNIREGFQQNAVFGFRRQIKKRPMFMSSVMLTPHLQTLGGLSSSPLLCSSSSSSSSSSSSASSSSSSSSSLSSSSMDLSVSHPLSPTITNPPSLFPETWLPMTMSQDFLQVPVSRDDRSYRTVYSLFHKTVSETKFRIIKILRVQNPFLWEKYKRKKEYMSRRMSEMDRLLSERHLFHGTSADVVEGICKHNFDPRVCGKHATMFGQGSYFARKAVYSHNFSKRSPKGVHCMFLAKVLTGRFTVGNPSMRRPPPINLRDPSSDLYDSCVDNWVDPQIYVIFNDDQSYPYFIIHYEEVPSTVAI; this comes from the exons ATGGATAAAACTTTGCACATTCTCCAGAAATCCGCAGACGGTGTGCCGACTGGGATCTCCCTGGATGTGAGCTTGAATATGGACGAAGGGGAAGATTTCACGGAACAGCAGATCGTGGGACTCCCGGACAAAATACCTCTGGTGAAaccttattttaaaaagaagcagaggaaaTTGGACGCCAAATGCCTCCACCGCGCCCTAGAGGACCCTATACTGACCACTTTGCTGAGCACGGATACGCTGGTCTCCGGGGATGGAGTGTTTGTTCCCCGGAACCAGCCGGGTCGGACTCCGGGAAACCTGTGCGCAGCAGCCGTGGTGAAACAGAACTGCATTGGCCAGGTGTGTCTGAAAGACCCGGCAGCTGCTGGCGATGCCACAGCTGGGACTGGAGTTCCGGGGTTGATGACCCGGGACGGTGATGTGGAAATAGCTGATACTACTGCGGAGCTGGAGGAGACAGAGCGGCGAGGGGAGAGACCCAAGATCACCGATCCTACCCCCGACAGCCGCTGCTTTCAGCTGAAACCTGGCCTCAGGGCGGCCGGGAGTACAGTAACAATAACGCCCGCCAGCAGGGATATACCTCCCATAGTTGCACCCCAGGCTCCTCACCAGGAGGGGGCCATCAAAAGCAATGACCTCTTAACCTCTGGGGCAAAAAGCCTTCCAGTTAAAGACTGCACTGGCGTCCAGGCCCCCCATTCCCTCCTCCTGCAGGCCCCTCAGCCCGACAAAGGAGTGCTATTTCAGGATAAAAGCGAAGAGGCCTCCCTGGACCTGGTTTTTGAGCTCCTCACCCAGCTTCAGTATCACACACACCAGTCAGACTCAGTGGACATTTGTGTGGATTTCCTCCAGGGGCAGTGCGCTTATGGCAACGACTGCGCCCACCACCACACCGTTCTGCCTTACCACTGGCAGATCCGCAGGAGCAGTGGTCAGACGTGGCAGAGCATAGCAGATGAATCCCAGGAACAGCTGGAGAGACTGTACTGCAACCCGGACAATGAGCAAGTCAGGCTCAAGTTTCA gggTCGAGTGTTTTCCCTTGACTTTGGATCGATGCGAATTTGTGACCTGGAGTTTGACCGCATCCGACGACTGACCACTCCCCCCAGCCCTCTAGCCACTCCCGCGACAAACCCAAACCCCACCCCCAACTGTCACACATTGTGGAAGTACTACTGCAGAGACAACTTTGGCTGGAGGGAATACTCTGAG CCGGTGGTGAAGCTCATAGAGGAGGCGAGCGCGAGGGGTCTTAAAGAGGTGCGATTCATTACGCTCCAGAACCAGTATATCCTTAACATCCGGGAGGGCTTCCAGCAGAACGCCGTCTTCGGATTTAGACGTCAGATCAAGAAGCGGCCCATGTTCATGTCCTCTGTGATGCTTACACCCCACCTACA GACTTTGGGCGGCCtatcttcatctcctctcctctgctcctcctcttcctcctcctcctcctcctcctcctctgcctcctcctcctcctcctcttcctcctccttgtcATCCTCATCAATGGATCTCTCTGTGTCGCACCCCCTCTCGCCAACAATCACCAACCCACCCAGCCTTTTTCCTGAGACATGGTTGCCCATGACGATGAGCCAGGACTTCCTGCAGGTGCCAGTGTCCCGCGACGACCGCAGCTACCGGACGGTGTACAGCCTGTTCCACAAAACGGTGTCGGAGACCAAGTTCAGGATCATCAAGATCCTGCGCGTGCAGAACCCTTTCCTCTGGGAGAAGTACAAGAG GAAGAAGGAGTACATGTCTCGCCGTATGTCAGAGATGGACCGGCTGCTGAGCGAGCGCCACCTCTTCCACGGCACCTCGGCCGACGTGGTGGAGGGCATCTGCAAGCACAACTTCGACCCACGAGTCTGCGGCAAACACGCCACCATGTTTGGTCAGGGCTCCTACTTTGCCCGCAAGGCTGTCTACTCCCACAACTTCTCCAAGCGCTCACCCAAAGGAGTCCACTGCATGTTCCTGGCCAAAGTTCTCACTGGCAG GTTTACTGTAGGAAATCCCTCCATGCGGCGGCCTCCACCCATCAACCTCCGCGACCCCTCCAGTGACCTTTATGACTCCTGTGTGGACAACTGGGTGGACCCCCAGATCTACGTCATCTTCAACGATGACCAGAGCTACCCCTACTTTATCATTCACTACGAGGAGGTACCCAGCACAGTCGCCATCTAA